In Kryptolebias marmoratus isolate JLee-2015 linkage group LG11, ASM164957v2, whole genome shotgun sequence, the following proteins share a genomic window:
- the panx2 gene encoding pannexin-2, translating into MQNILDQNLDMATALLAGEKLKELILPGSSQDEKGGALAGLMVQLKLELPFDRVVTIGTVIIPILLVTLVFTRNFAEESIYCYTPHNFTRDQALYARGYCWTELRDAIPGVEPHLWPSLFEHKFLPYALLAFAGIMYIPALGWEFLASTRLTSELNFLLQEIDNCYHRAAEGRAPKIEKQIQSKGPGITERERREIIENAEKEKSPEQNLFEKYLERRGQSNFLAKIYLARHLAIICLSSIPISYLSAYYSRQRQNEFTCALGEPPDISSYLELKLRVNCKLPAVQLQRIMAAVDISLLCTMNFIILLNMLHLFVVRKSNFVFDKLNKVGIKTRRRWQKSPFCDINILAMFCNENRDHIKSLNRLDFITNESDLMYDNVVRQLLAALAQSNHDATPTVRESGIQTIDPNMDPSDLAVREMGGEPLVIKRPRKKIKWIPSSNPLPQPFKEPLTMTRLENNTKPEKPKPLRRKTDSLIAPLLDSKGTQHPSTKDLGTMEKKHTRNFSLDVHPYMLTNRKPKVEATITEPIPSEHNIDTVYLEGTHTIVHVSCPITETKICSPESTNTAFSTLPTTTYVNGVSPNPPSSEDPLSPKSSPHQMEPLTQTENPESQPPPLTKAPTHQLLSIHHTLFEEEEDPENRRARLTERPGELIAAGEC; encoded by the exons ATGCAGAACATCCTCGACCAAAACTTAGACATGGCCACAGCTCTGCTCGCGGGCGAGAAGCTGAAGGAACTCATCCTGCCGGGCTCCTCTCAGGATGAGAAGGGCGGAGCACTGGCTGGCCTGATGGTGCAGCTCAAACTGGAGCTGCCCTTTGACCGCGTTGTTACTATAGGAACAGTCATCATCCCCATCCTGCTGGTCACCCTCGTCTTCACAAGGAACTTCGCAG AGGAATCTATATACTGTTACACACCACACAACTTCACCCGAGACCAGGCACTGTATGCGAGAGGCTACTGCTGGACGGAGCTTCGTGATGCTATTCCTGGTGTGGAGCCTCACCTTTGGCCTTCTTTGTTTGAACACAAATTCCTGCCCTATGCCCTGCTGGCGTTTGCTGGAATCATGTACATCCCTGCTTTGGGTTGGGAATTCCTTGCCTCCACACGGCTCACTTCAGAGCTCAATTTCCTACTTCAAGAGATCGATAACTGCTATCATCGAGCTGCTGAGGGCCGGGCTCCCAAGATCGAGAAGCAGATCCAGTCCAAAGGGCCTGGCATAACTGAGCGGGAGAGGAGGGAGATCATAGAAAAtgcagagaaggagaagagcCCTGAGCAGAATCTGTTTGAGAAATACCTGGAGAGAAGAGGCCAAAGTAACTTTTTGGCTAAGATTTACCTGGCACGGCATCTGGCTATCATCTGCCTCAGTTCTATCCCCATTTCCTACCTGAGCGCCTACTACTCTCGCCAGAGGCAGAATGAGTTCACCTGTGCATTGGGTGAGCCCCCAGACATTAGCAGCTATCTGGAGCTGAAACTCAGGGTCAACTGTAAGCTTCctgctgtgcagctgcagcGCATCATGGCAGCGGTGGATATATCTCTACTCTGCACTATGAACTTTATCATCCTGCTCAATatgctgcatttgtttgtggTGCGCAAGTCCAACTTTGTATTtgacaaactaaataaagttGGGATCAAAACACGCCGACGCTGGCAGAAGTCCCCGTTCTGTGACATCAACATTCTAGCCATGTTCTGCAATGAGAACAGGGATCACATCAAGTCACTAAACCGACTGGACTTCATCACTAATGAGAGTGACCTCATGTATGATAATGTAGTCAGACAGTTGCTGGCTGCGCTTGCACAGTCCAACCATGATGCTACACCCACTGTGCGGGAATCTGGGATACAAACAATTGATCCCAACATGGATCCTTCAGATCTCGCAGTGCGAGAGATGGGTGGGGAGCCGCTGGTCATCAAACGGCCCCGCAAAAAGATTAAATGGATACCATCCTCGAACCCTCTTCCTCAGCCATTCAAG GAACCGCTTACTATGACACGTCTGGAAAACAACACCAAGCCAGAAAAACCCAAACCCCTCAGACGCAAAACAGACAGCCTCATAGCACCACTTTTGGATAGTAAAGGCACTCAACATCCTTCCACGAAAG acttAGGTACAATGGAGAAAAAGCACACACGAAACTTCTCGTTGGATGTTCACCCGTACATGTTGACGAATCGTAAGCCCAAGGTGGAGGCTACAATCACAGAACCCATACCGTCAGAGCACAACATAGATACAGTTTACCTTGAAGGCACACACACTATTGTTCATGTATCTTGTCCAATTACAG AGACAAAGATTTGCTCTCCAGAATCTACCAACACTGCCTTTTCTACATTGCCCACCACCACATATGTGAACGGAGTGAGCCCAAACCCTCCCTCTAGTGAGGATCCACTCAGTCCAAAGTCCTCCCCTCATCAAATGGAGCCCCTCACCCAAACAG
- the mlc1 gene encoding membrane protein MLC1 isoform X2, with translation MQREELSAREEFTYSHMSTLERGSGTLGRRGERRPDRGERDRPERDSYTVDVRASDLQLSQPEPLRHPCFSCRAWLYSVLIGGSLLITSGFSLYLGNVFPVAMDYLRCAAGSGIPASIASFAIAKKRHVAVSDFQVVFVSTFAVTTTCLVWFGCKLVLNPSAVNINFNLILMILLEVLMAGTVILSARSADDCCCRRKSGTCHRPALIKPAIFPTRLLKAYSVIEVIVGISAVFGGIIALNMDALLPGPYLSVTFFWILVACFPSAIASHVVSEYPNKCLVEVLIAISSVTSPLLFSASGFLSCSVINFIEIFLHDVPTAKQSYDILLLILMVLLLVQAVLTSATVVHCATYKSQLRMRAPECDDCMQTTAYYSETPNGTLQDFDKDRAWKAVVVQMAQ, from the exons ATGCAGCGAGAGGAGCTGTCAGCCAGAGAGGAGTTCACCTACAGCCACATGTCCACTCTGGAGAGAGGCAGTGGGACGCTGGGACGCCGAGGCGAGAGAAGGCCAGACAGGGGGGAGAGGGACAGGCCGGAGCGTGACAGCTACACGGTGGATGTGAGGGCCAGTGACCTGCAGCTGTCCCAGCCAGAGCCTCTGAGACACCCCTGCTTCAGCTGCAGGGCCTGGCTCTACAGCGTCCTCATAGGG GGGAGTCTGCTCATTACATCTGGTTTCTCCCTGTACCTGGGAAATGTGTTTCCTGTTGCCATGGACTACCTGCGCTGTGCTGCAGGCTCT GGAATCCCTGCATCGATAGCTAGCTTTGCCATTGCCAAGAAAAGACATGTTGCT GTGTCAGATTTTCAGGTTGTCTTTGTGTCAACGTTTGCTGTGACGACCACCTGCCTGGTTTGGTTTGGGTGTAAACTGGTCTTGAACCCCTCAGCTGTCAAT ATCAACTTTAACCTCATCCTGATGATTTTGCTGGAGGTGTTGATGGCCGGCACCGTCATCCTGTCAGCTCGCTCTGCAGACGACTGCTGCTGCCGCAGGAAG TCTGGAACATGTCACAGACCTGCGCTGATCAAACCTGCAATCTTCCCCACTCGACTCCTCAAGGCATATTCT GTGATTGAGGTGATTGTGGGAATCTCTGCTGTATTTGGAGGCATAATAGCTCTCAACATGGACGCCTTGCTGCCTGGTCCCTACTTGTCCGTTACATTTTTCTGGATCCTTGTGGCT TGTTTTCCGAGTGCTATCGCCAGCCACGTGGTGTCAGAATATCCCAACAAATGCCTG GTGGAGGTGCTGATTGCCATCAGCAGTGTGACATCTCCCCTGCTCTTTTCAGCCTCCGGCTTCCTCTCTTGCAGCGTGATCAACTTTATTGAAATTTTCCTTCATGATGTGCCTACTGCCAAG CAATCCTATGACATCCTGCTGCTGATTCTGatggtgctgctgctggtgcagGCAGTCCTTACTTCAGCCACTGTGGTGCACTGTGCCACATATAAGAGTCAGCTCCGCATGAGGGCTCCAGAGTGCGATGACTGCATGCAAACCACAGCTTATTACAGTGAG ACACCCAATGGGACGCTGCAAGACTTCGACAAAGACCGAGCCTGGAAGGCAGTTGTGGTCCAAATGGCTCAATGA
- the mlc1 gene encoding membrane protein MLC1 isoform X1, protein MQREELSAREEFTYSHMSTLERGSGTLGRRGERRPDRGERDRPERDSYTVDVRASDLQLSQPEPLRHPCFSCRAWLYSVLIGGSLLITSGFSLYLGNVFPVAMDYLRCAAGSGIPASIASFAIAKKRHVAVSDFQVVFVSTFAVTTTCLVWFGCKLVLNPSAVNINFNLILMILLEVLMAGTVILSARSADDCCCRRKSGTCHRPALIKPAIFPTRLLKAYSVIEVIVGISAVFGGIIALNMDALLPGPYLSVTFFWILVACFPSAIASHVVSEYPNKCLVEVLIAISSVTSPLLFSASGFLSCSVINFIEIFLHDVPTAKQSYDILLLILMVLLLVQAVLTSATVVHCATYKSQLRMRAPECDDCMQTTAYYSEQTPNGTLQDFDKDRAWKAVVVQMAQ, encoded by the exons ATGCAGCGAGAGGAGCTGTCAGCCAGAGAGGAGTTCACCTACAGCCACATGTCCACTCTGGAGAGAGGCAGTGGGACGCTGGGACGCCGAGGCGAGAGAAGGCCAGACAGGGGGGAGAGGGACAGGCCGGAGCGTGACAGCTACACGGTGGATGTGAGGGCCAGTGACCTGCAGCTGTCCCAGCCAGAGCCTCTGAGACACCCCTGCTTCAGCTGCAGGGCCTGGCTCTACAGCGTCCTCATAGGG GGGAGTCTGCTCATTACATCTGGTTTCTCCCTGTACCTGGGAAATGTGTTTCCTGTTGCCATGGACTACCTGCGCTGTGCTGCAGGCTCT GGAATCCCTGCATCGATAGCTAGCTTTGCCATTGCCAAGAAAAGACATGTTGCT GTGTCAGATTTTCAGGTTGTCTTTGTGTCAACGTTTGCTGTGACGACCACCTGCCTGGTTTGGTTTGGGTGTAAACTGGTCTTGAACCCCTCAGCTGTCAAT ATCAACTTTAACCTCATCCTGATGATTTTGCTGGAGGTGTTGATGGCCGGCACCGTCATCCTGTCAGCTCGCTCTGCAGACGACTGCTGCTGCCGCAGGAAG TCTGGAACATGTCACAGACCTGCGCTGATCAAACCTGCAATCTTCCCCACTCGACTCCTCAAGGCATATTCT GTGATTGAGGTGATTGTGGGAATCTCTGCTGTATTTGGAGGCATAATAGCTCTCAACATGGACGCCTTGCTGCCTGGTCCCTACTTGTCCGTTACATTTTTCTGGATCCTTGTGGCT TGTTTTCCGAGTGCTATCGCCAGCCACGTGGTGTCAGAATATCCCAACAAATGCCTG GTGGAGGTGCTGATTGCCATCAGCAGTGTGACATCTCCCCTGCTCTTTTCAGCCTCCGGCTTCCTCTCTTGCAGCGTGATCAACTTTATTGAAATTTTCCTTCATGATGTGCCTACTGCCAAG CAATCCTATGACATCCTGCTGCTGATTCTGatggtgctgctgctggtgcagGCAGTCCTTACTTCAGCCACTGTGGTGCACTGTGCCACATATAAGAGTCAGCTCCGCATGAGGGCTCCAGAGTGCGATGACTGCATGCAAACCACAGCTTATTACAGTGAG CAGACACCCAATGGGACGCTGCAAGACTTCGACAAAGACCGAGCCTGGAAGGCAGTTGTGGTCCAAATGGCTCAATGA